The following are encoded together in the Streptomyces sp. NBC_00358 genome:
- a CDS encoding spore-associated protein: protein MRLNRSVLTAAAFATLALGATTALAVPASAAPNTTPQKVCGSAYKTVNSAPVGSLGTIYLTYNSANGQNCVATIRKNPGTAVDMSTWIYVSDTDQGSQDYGQYTSYAGPAYVYGKGHCVDWGGNIGNVYTQVTGSNCAALKEHRVTVTR from the coding sequence ATGCGATTGAACCGTTCCGTTCTGACCGCTGCCGCCTTCGCCACCCTGGCGTTAGGGGCCACGACCGCTCTGGCGGTGCCCGCCTCGGCCGCGCCCAACACCACGCCCCAGAAGGTCTGCGGAAGCGCCTACAAGACCGTGAACTCCGCTCCCGTGGGCTCCCTGGGCACCATCTACCTCACGTACAACTCCGCGAACGGCCAGAACTGCGTCGCGACCATCCGCAAGAACCCGGGCACCGCAGTGGACATGTCCACCTGGATCTACGTGTCCGACACCGACCAGGGCTCCCAGGACTACGGGCAGTACACCTCGTACGCGGGACCGGCCTACGTGTACGGCAAGGGCCACTGCGTCGACTGGGGCGGCAACATCGGCAACGTGTACACGCAGGTGACCGGCTCCAACTGCGCGGCTCTCAAGGAGCACCGGGTCACCGTCACCCGCTGA
- a CDS encoding acyltransferase family protein has product MSPPVDGDLRVPGPTPQGKETNEASGRNHVLGLDGLRGLAALYVVLFHCWLLTFPGFPRNSGPSWLGPLMYGRLAVVFFLVLSGFSLALSAARNGWRLGGVAGFLRRRAWRILPPYWAALALSLAVAWLVVPASHFGPPNGSTILVYGFVVQDMFTAPTPNGAFWSIGVEAELYLVFPLILLIRRRLGPVTLIAGVTLLVVARGLMAKNANPVEGMNWLAPNLAPVFVAGLIGAGVMVAPEKIRRLPWHWLAALTALPVLSLVLFEGSVWTVAHYFWVDLAVVPAMTMLLAAVATGRPAFLMRLLATRPIRSLGNFSYSLYLVHLPIVMVVVRKIAPRFVSAGLPTFWFTLILALPASVLGAWLFAELFEMPFKRNRSWKSLVSAGRSRWNSALPRSGQPLRSEQLEEIR; this is encoded by the coding sequence ATGAGCCCCCCGGTTGACGGCGATCTCCGGGTGCCCGGCCCCACGCCGCAAGGGAAAGAGACGAACGAGGCGTCAGGCCGCAACCATGTGCTCGGCCTCGACGGGCTCCGCGGTCTGGCCGCACTGTACGTAGTCCTGTTTCACTGCTGGCTGCTGACGTTTCCGGGATTCCCGCGCAACTCGGGTCCCTCCTGGCTGGGTCCGCTGATGTACGGGCGTCTCGCTGTCGTCTTCTTTCTGGTGCTCTCGGGTTTCTCCCTGGCTCTCTCCGCGGCCCGCAACGGCTGGAGGTTGGGTGGCGTCGCGGGGTTCCTTCGGCGACGCGCGTGGCGAATCCTGCCTCCCTATTGGGCGGCGCTCGCGTTGAGCCTGGCGGTTGCCTGGCTTGTGGTGCCCGCCTCGCATTTCGGACCGCCGAACGGTTCGACGATCCTGGTGTACGGCTTCGTGGTCCAGGACATGTTCACGGCGCCGACGCCGAACGGCGCATTCTGGTCGATCGGCGTGGAGGCGGAGCTCTATCTCGTGTTTCCGCTGATCCTGCTGATCCGGCGGAGGCTGGGGCCCGTCACTCTGATCGCGGGGGTCACACTCCTGGTCGTCGCCCGCGGTCTGATGGCGAAGAACGCCAATCCGGTTGAAGGCATGAACTGGCTCGCCCCGAATCTGGCCCCGGTATTCGTTGCCGGTCTGATCGGTGCCGGAGTCATGGTCGCGCCCGAGAAGATCCGGCGCCTGCCGTGGCACTGGCTTGCCGCCCTGACGGCCTTGCCGGTCCTGTCACTTGTCCTTTTCGAGGGATCGGTCTGGACGGTGGCTCACTATTTCTGGGTCGACCTTGCCGTCGTTCCCGCCATGACGATGCTCCTCGCGGCAGTGGCCACCGGGAGGCCCGCCTTCCTCATGCGGCTTCTGGCCACGCGCCCCATCCGTAGCCTCGGCAACTTCTCGTACAGCCTCTACTTGGTTCACTTGCCGATCGTCATGGTGGTCGTACGGAAGATCGCCCCGCGGTTCGTATCCGCCGGGCTGCCCACGTTCTGGTTCACCCTCATCCTGGCCCTGCCAGCTTCGGTACTGGGGGCATGGCTGTTCGCCGAACTCTTCGAAATGCCCTTCAAGCGGAACCGGTCCTGGAAGTCCCTCGTCTCGGCGGGGCGTTCACGCTGGAACAGCGCCCTTCCGCGTTCCGGTCAGCCGCTTCGCAGCGAGCAACTGGAGGAGATTCGATGA